From a single Larimichthys crocea isolate SSNF chromosome XIII, L_crocea_2.0, whole genome shotgun sequence genomic region:
- the fbxo43 gene encoding F-box only protein 43, producing MQCTPESNLYHESCKGQEHCYDDCSDSGYSGLFHSPQSSSGADSCRSLSPVEFNETPKENLRLSVTPKERTRGPVRFLSKDSRGVQRPSAVSWCETPKRDSSLRHRLQMCRPTTAVKNDNTRSPCTRKTESSIWLSASFDSLDTVTGALASSTLKLQQDLPLSGRKRRLFFMQVRTSTLEDGKLNSGCLSTFERRGSLSDADFSESISASDQVTVETPCFSKFLPGSSKENSQSPISGVRKNLYDSSSVLCTPSSTHTPKYIRSVSQDSGFGSLTLDKSQDSSVDHDGSFQELLLSVSRGNSETPNLPETKWHSRLQRQHRLSTLKEGGSQSEEDPTDRKHVHLHQCHSHSKEDEVFVDSATPHSGLSFRCGNSMTSDSFASTKQDYATPLRATTTKPENMTPFGTAPGNPDVTPLRTTPVNLSLTPALQLVHAMCQQKAQMFVGQSPSLKEQLKSTAALTETPVAFRTTMPLAGLIGRKMGLGKVDILTELKKRNLRHILAFILSHLAPESIYRCGQVCKSWNEIIQQDKRARFKRTAHLSEVEAALELGGAVHVPDAETRLTLSKRSALKTVQAQSRTSSYCTPQSGNSTLTSLQRSSSGKREKFLEVAKTLFNDECLKPCPRCEHPARCHSVKGEGVCSRADCGFQFCTACLCAFHGSRECGSQSVSRRKKDILLPGSAQSKRNVRRL from the exons atgcaGTGCACTCCTGAATCAAACCTCTACCATGAGAGCTGCAAAGGCCAAGAGCACTGTTATGATGACTGCTCCGACAGTGGTTACTCGGGTTTATTTCACAGCCCACAGAGTAGTAGTGGAGCTGACTCCTGTAGGTCTTTGTCTCCAGTGGAATTCAATGAAACGCCTAAAGAAAACCTCAGGCTTTCAGTCACTCCTAAAGAACGGACCAGGGGACCAGTCAGATTTTTGAGCAAGGACTCCAGGGGAGTGCAGCGGCCATCAGCAGTTAGCTGGTGTGAAACTCCTAAAAGAGATTCCTCGTTGCGACACAGACTTCAAATGTGCAGACCCACCACAGCTGTCAAAAATGACAACACAAGATCACCATGCACCAGAAAGACTGAATCCTCCATCTGGCTCAGTGCATCGTTTGACTCTCTGGACACTGTGACGGGAGCTTTGGCATCAAGCACTTTAAAATTGCAGCAGGATCTGCCACTATCTGGTAGGAAGCGCCGTCTCTTCTTCATGCAGGTGAGGACCTCCACTCTTGAAGACGGTAAACTCAACTCTGGTTGTCTCTCCACTTTCGAGAGAAGAGGCTCACTCTCAGATGCAGATTTCAGCGAGAGCATTTCTGCTTCTGATCAAGTTACTGTTGAGACTCCGTGCTTTAGCAAGTTCCTCCCTGGCTCTTCTAAGGAAAACTCTCAATCACCAATCAGTGGTGTGAGAAAGAACCTGTATGACAGCTCAAGTGTCTTGTGCACACCATCATCCACACATACACCCAAATACATCAG GTCCGTGTCTCAAGACAGTGGTTTTGGTTCCCTGACCCTTGATAAGTCCCAAGACTCCTCAGTAGACCATGATGGCTCATTCCAGGAGCTGTTGCTCTCTGTTTCCAGAGGAAACAGTGAAACCCCAAATCTGCCAGAGACAAAGTGGCATTCCCGTTTGCAGCGACAGCACAGGCTTTCTACACTTAAAGAAGGGGGCTCTCAGTCTGAGGAAGACCCAACAGACAGAAAGCATGTCCATCTTCATCAGTGCCACAGCCATTCCAAAGAAGATGAGGTTTTTGTTGACAGTGCCACTCCTCATAGTGGCCTTTCTTTTAGATGTGGTAATAGCATGACATCTGATAGTTTTGCCTCCACAAAACAAGATTATGCCACCCCACTAAGAGCGACTACAACCAAGCCAGAAAACATGACACCTTTTGGCACTGCTCCGGGTAATCCAGATGTAACTCCTCTCAGGACAACCCCAGTGAATCTCTCGCTGACTCCAGCTTTGCAGCTAGTTCATGCTATGTGCCAGCAGAAAGCCCAGATGTTTGTTGGTCAAAGTCCAAGCCTGAAGGAGCAGCTCAAGTCCACAGCAGCACTGACTGAGACCCCAGTAGCATTCAGGACCACCATGCCCCTAGCTGGGCTGATCGGCAGGAAGATGGGTCTAGGGAAGGTGGACATACTCacagagctgaagaagaggaaTCTTAGGCACATCCTGGCTTTCATACTCAGTCATCTGGCCCCTGAGAGCATCTATAG gtgTGGTCAGGTGTGCAAGAGCTGGAATGAAATCATCCAACAGGACAAGCGAGCTCGTTTTAAGAGAACAGCCCATCTGAGTGAAGTGGAGGCTGCTCTTGAG CTTGGTGGTGCTGTCCATGTCCCCGATGCTGAAACCAGACTTACTCTGTCAAAGAGGTCGGCCCTCAAGACTGTTCAGGCCCAGTCTAGGACCTCCAGCTACTGCACCCCGCAGTCAGGAAATAGCACTTTAACCTCATTACagcgcagcagcagcggcaAACGTGAAAAATTTCTTGAA gTTGCCAAAACCCTCTTCAATGATGAGTGCCTCAAGCCTTGCCCTCGATGTGAGCATCCTGCAAGGTGTCACTCAGTGAAAGGGGAGGGAGTGTGCAGCAGAGCTGATTGTGGTTTTCAATTTTGCACAGCCTGTTTATGTGCTTTCCATGGCTCCAGAGAATGTGGGAGCCAGTCTGTAAGCCGTCGCAAGAAGGATATACTTCTTCCAGGAAGCGCTCAAAGCAAGCGAAATGTTAGGCGACTATGA